A window of Schistocerca cancellata isolate TAMUIC-IGC-003103 chromosome 1, iqSchCanc2.1, whole genome shotgun sequence genomic DNA:
GCAGTTACTGTACAGCCGCTCTCAGTGCAAGATCAAAGATTAAATTGTGTGTGGCAAAAAGCAATATTTGTAATCAAAAGagaaattatttccttttattcAATTTCAGCTGGCCTCTGTGTCTCATGTActtttcacatataaaaaattaactttagaGCTAAATTCATTCATGTCaaaggactcaagaaaatattaACACCACACAAGCCAGCCAATATACTTTTCTTCATCAACTATTGTGCACTAGCATTTTCTTAATTATACCTCACTACTTGACACTCATAATGAAAGTCATTTTAACTACATACTTTAAATGACACCAAAAACCATCCAATTTCACACACTtactgtatttttaattttgttctcaaAAAGTCAACAGCCACCTACAACATTTCGCTTGTTTCTCCAAGTATTGTTTTCCTTTTATCAACAGCTGTTGGTGCAACATAGGCCATAAGAAACAAAAATTGTGAAGTTTATACTTGTTACTTTTGCCAGGGAAGTATGTGGAAGGAGCACAGCCATGACAGAaataaaaatcgaaaattttatcttttacatATTATATAGAAATTTATTAGACAAATAAATCTCTTTGAAATGCATTGTGCAGTTCTTGTACAATGAACACGAGgagaacaaacaaaaatatgtacaacaCTCAAGAACATTTTTAACGAATTGTTCTTAACGAGAACAAGACAGCAAAAAATAAATAGAAGCAAATCGAGTTTGTAACCATAAAAACTTGAGATTTGTTGCACCAGATTTTAGGCACTAGACATGAGCAGTTATGACATAAGgcaatgtttcaattttttttccttgaattttaaaAATGAAGGTATGCTAATGAGTATCCAGACCAACTGAAAGTACATTGTTTTCCCGATCACTGCAGTTATTTCAGAATAAATTACACGACCATGAAAACATGATATTAAGTAGATATCCGTGAACATATGGCACATTATTGATAATTTTGAGGACTGCAGCTGAAGCATTTATGAAATGTAGCTTTTTGACAGAAGGAAGAATATGCTGTTACAAGATCACTATGTATTAGGCAGATGCCCTGCATCTAACTTTTCCCTGAAAAATTACTTTGTACATTTGTTTGGAAAGCACGAGCAAGACTGCAGGAAAGGAACAGAAGTAGTTGATGTTTAAACTTATATTTGATAGAACTAAAAATTTGGAATTTCCTAAACCCGTCATTGCTCACAGTACATTTGCAAAACACAGCACATTCGTCACATAAACGCCCACATCCATCCATTCATTCATTATACAATTAGCTGGGAAAAAAAATCCAGCAAATACTTTCGTACACCATCTGCAGTTTGGTTACTTACAATCGTACATTCTCTCATACAGTCTGTGTACAATACTTCCGAATACCTGTGTCAAGTATTCCAATCATTGCACTGAGCAAACTTTGTGCACTGAACATGACATTGGATATGCAGAAAGCGATAAGTCTTATCACATGAGAATAATTTTAATACCACGGCTTTTCTCTGAATGGAAGTGAACCTGATGGTATAAGGACTTTGGTTTAATGGCTTCAGCCAGCAAGAAGTATCACACGGCACCACCGACGTCATTCTGGTAACGAGTTGTAAGGTAGTTAGCAGCTTCTGTCATCTGCTCGAGGGAACGATATAAGCCGTGCAAATGTCGGCGGAAGTTTGCGGCGACTTCTTGGGAGACGTCGGGTGCTTGCGAATCTTCAATCCCGGAATCGTTTTCGTTTCCATTTTCCGAGTCCGTATCAGATATAGAATTTGAGGAATTTGTAGAAGTCATAGAAGCTGTAGATGGTCTCCGTGCATGCCCCTTTGTAGCTGATGACACTGATGTTGATGACGGCACAGTGATCATCCCCTGGTCCGGCACATCTTCGCTTTGCCCCCACAGTAATTCTCTCTTTACTGAATTAACTGTAGTGTAGAGATTGTAAAGATCGGTGTTCGCCATATCGCGGATGCTCCTCTTGCCCTTTtgatgttttttggtgtctactTCCACAGTATCTCCAGCATCACCAACTTTCAGATCCATTAGTCTGCAGGGAACTAAGATCGTCTCTTCCATTTCTCCCACAGCTTTAACAAATTTTTCTATCACGTTCATTATGCTCTGATTGGAAAATGGAGCGTCTTCGTGGCGTCCAATCCTTCTAAGGCAGCTtctacaaaattgaaaaaaaagaaggCACTTAACATTTGTCCATCAAGCAATACCGTAAGACGCGAAAGTTAAATGCgctaaaataatttaaatattcacTCTAATGCATTGCAGCTTTGATCAAGTTTTCGTGGGGGGTCAGAGAAACTGTATTAAACAATCGCAAGGCAAGGGAAAGCATCCCGTAACGTATAGTAAAATTAAAAACTTCAGCACAAGAGAAATTTACAAGTCAGAAATGCGACTATTTAATTATAAAGGACTTACCGGTTATCCATTGGTAAAGAAATTGTATCACAGCACGATGTCAAAGAATCACTCAATAACATTCCAGCAAAcgaagcttggaatataaatttACACGCGAACACAAGCACTCACGTAACCCACTGCAAATGGTCTACTGAATACACCGCCAACCCGCCTTAAGTAAAGCAGGTCTCCTGTTAGTGGTGGGGGAAAGCTGAAGTCAAGCGCATTCCTTATACGCGTGACTACTGTGACAAATTGTATCACCAGTTGCAATATAAATATCAAGTATGTATTTAGAAAGTTAACTGTACTTTATGGATAACGATTATCAATTTTTATGTTGCAGTTTGAAACGAAATAATGTCATAAGGCACTGCACTGACTAACGTAGTAGTCAGACCACAATGCAGGCTCGTGGTTGGCTCGTGCCGTAAACGCTGCCAATACCCACGATTGGCGGCAGCTTGTTACGCTTTCGTGCGCGTTCGAGATACGCACAAGGGAAATACGAATAACGAAAAAGTGTTCGTCATTATGGATGGACGGGTGGAAGAGGGCACATTCATTTTGCTAGCAAAACTTAACTCTGTGCTTATGAATACTTGTACGGAAGGCGATAGTCATTAAAATGACAACTGCCGGAGTTTCGTGCATAGCTTACAAGTATTTGTTTTTATTACCATGATTTGTCTTTGTTTCGTCTGCTGTATGCTTTGCAACATGTTCTCGGATGTAGTTCTACTCTTTCTCAAATAGAGCCAGATAAGTACAGACTTACTAAAGTTTATTTAAATACTTTTTCCATGTTTTTGAGAAAGTTTAGTTCCTTTTTTGGAATTTGCTACCAAATCACTAATCGGAACGTTATCACTAGTAAATGAGTATGTAAGTAGTATATATGTCGGGCAAATTATATTGCATACGAGAATTATTTCTACGCCGAACAGTAGTATTGTTTTTGCGAGAGCAGTTCACTACGTTAAAGTTATCTCCCAATAGGTATTGTTACTCGACACAGAAAGTCGGCAGCACTCAAGTATTTTACTTGTCTGTGCAGCGTTTCTTTGTAAATGCTGCAACGATTACTCCGTCTATTTGGTTTCTATTCTCAGTTGTGTCAAAACTGTTCAGTGTATATGAAGAGTAGAATCAATATTTCCACATGCTGTCACTCTGTAAATTACTTTTACTTGTTTCCAGGGTCAGATACAAAACGCATGATATATGCACACTAAAAGCTTTGTAACAAAGCGTCACAAAAAATGCCAATCATAACTTTATCAGGAATAGACAAATTTATTAGTGATGTACGCTTTCTTTTCTAATCTAAGCTCGTGACCAATCATTCACTCATTGCTTGAAAATAAACTGAATTTCGAAGAGTACGTAAcagaaatacttaactttgtaaaaCTTTCAGTATTGACTCAAATTTTGTCCGAAACACTTGAGAGAGGACAGCCTCCcgaaaaaataaaatactgctgtaGTTATAAAACTGGGCTATAAATGACGATTCTTTTTAATATCAATAGTTCTGTTATTTTccgtaaaaaaaatattgtagtgGAATTCAGTGGCCTCGCAACGTGACGCTACACAATCTAATTGCAAGCGTACCGACTGGAAGGCACTCAGCGCCATCTGCTAACCAGGAGGAGAAATACTACGGACTCTGCCACTTGTGGCGCTCTCGTCGTTGAGAGGAGCTATGCGCTAATTTTGCGTTCATCTACTCCTGTGGTAACTGTACTGATCTGCGCGTATTAGACTCAAG
This region includes:
- the LOC126092930 gene encoding mid1-interacting protein 1-like — protein: MLLSDSLTSCCDTISLPMDNRSCLRRIGRHEDAPFSNQSIMNVIEKFVKAVGEMEETILVPCRLMDLKVGDAGDTVEVDTKKHQKGKRSIRDMANTDLYNLYTTVNSVKRELLWGQSEDVPDQGMITVPSSTSVSSATKGHARRPSTASMTSTNSSNSISDTDSENGNENDSGIEDSQAPDVSQEVAANFRRHLHGLYRSLEQMTEAANYLTTRYQNDVGGAV